From the genome of Ptychodera flava strain L36383 chromosome 13, AS_Pfla_20210202, whole genome shotgun sequence:
AGAAGTCCTCCTCACATAATTTAAGTTCAAGTTCTGCGAATAACCTGTAGGTAGATTCCATGCTTTGGTTACAAATGCACCACGTTTTCTCACCGAAATCAGGAAATAATGTTTGAAAGACCGCCTGGACTTTATTGATTATGTTGAAGTCGATTATATTGAACTGAACAAATATGCAATGAAAGATTTTGACTTCTGTGTTGCATTTTGTATACCTCCCGTGGGCGTTTATTTtgaggtcatttaaggtcaaacGTTTGTCATGATCGCATCACGTGAGGAAGCTTTGATGATACAATAACTTGGGAGTATATAGTTTAATATGATACATCGAACGATGACGATATACTCGAATGtgtcaaatttttaaatatctcaTCAACATAACCGATCGTTTGCCGATATTCGACGAGACCAGTCCCACTATAAGGCCCGATCACTGCTTCCACGCGTATAATTTCCAAAGTATAGGACGTATGTTGTGAATTCAGTAAATGTGATAAGAAAATTCTAATTTCATTTTCGTTTCGTCTGCAGGTTCGTTGAATCACAGAACAGCCCTAAAGACGACCCCCTAGTGTTATGGTTAAATGGCGGGCCAGGCTGCAGCTCATTGGATGGGTTTCTCTCTGAGTTAGGACCATTTCATGTAAGGGGGATATAAACATGTTCTCCAAAAAGTCTATACCTTTGTCTGATATGTTTCCCTGTTGTCTTCCAATTTCAATAGCAAAGCCTTCAGTTGACTACTATATGTACAGACTGGAGCCATATATTGGTAtcgtgtgttaactctatgggggaaaattaaaaactaagacggtgaaagttgaaagtgaaaatgagccccacaaatgatagatcagaaaagaattgtaggaATTTGAAAGTTCGACTATCTGatccgaggcgcgttctacctaaCGCGCCTccgggacagaaattcgggctttcaaattttattctgatctaacacttttgggggttcactttaaagctcttggagagaaaacttttcaccgtcttagttttcgaaaCGGCCAGGCCCCGCTGACGATGGTCGACGGTATCATAACAAGGAAAATCCATATTTTACAGAGACTGAAACACAGAACCTAGCGCATAACGTGGCAGTGATGCTCGTTTCATCTAATGTGTcctgtttttcaggtcaacgaTGATGGCAAAACTCTTTACGTCAACGAATACAGCTGGAACAAAGTTGCCAACGTGATCTTTCTAGAATCTCCAGCTGGTGTTGGATTCTCATATTCTGATGATAAAAATTATACTACATCGGATGATGAGGTAACTGATACCTATTCGAAACGTTATCTCATGCCACGAATGACCTCTTCGTGCGCACCAATGTCCAATCGCAGTATGTCTAAAAACTAAAAATCGAGTCGGTGTTATTAGAGATATAACACTTACAGCTGCTCGAGTTGGAGTATTTTTTGCTACACGCAATAATTTCggatttcaatttaattagaAATGTGACATTTTATGGACTGGCTGGTTCATGATTTTGTTCTTATGTTTTCTTATTTCGTTGCACCTCAGTCTATATTTCCtctattaaaatgcaaaagttcTATACTAAACCCCAACTGCCCTGTAGCTGACTAAGTCTAGGAGTTAACTTCTAACTGTTCTTTTTTTGCGTAgctcaaatacaggaaaaaaaCTGAGACGTGTTACTAATACCGCACACTGGGGtatgattttattattatttctatttctctgtagacaTCGCTGAACAATTATGTAGCCCTGCAGTCGTTCTTCAAGAAATTTCCGGAGTTCGCCAACAACTCGTTTTACATCACGGGCGAAAGCTACGGAGGGATTTACATACCGACGTTGTCTATCAGAATCATGGAGGGAAATGCAACGATCAACTTTAAggtgtttttttatgatttatATTTGTACGTATAGACAGGGACTGACATGGACAACTCACTACTTGCAGTTCCAGATGCccacagaaaacaaagtgaaGGACCCAGAATTCAAGTCATTCTAAAATCACCGGCTGCCGCAAGGCTTTCATGTGATAACTTATATGAAAATGGGTGTGAGGGCAGCAATCAGGATGCTTTACAGGTGCACCAGACGTAAACCTTCTGAATATTGATTTGATgaccataaacaaacaaacaaacaaacaaacaaacaaacaaacaaaatcaagaCGTATTTGCTTAAGAACATTACATGATCCGAGTAGAAGTAGTTGTCCAATTTCATGATATGTGTAACATGGAGGGGTCAGTCACTTGCAGGGATAGGATTAACTGGAGGCCGAGGACAGTGAAAATTAGGTAAGAGTTAAAGGGAAGCGGTCGTCaaaactgcgcatgtgcgactcttttgtttacaaataatgcAGTTCATGCACTAGATATAGATGCctcatgtcaacatagctgcaacatttaaattttacgacgtacattatgacaaatatgttttaacttttatcaatcgccaacgtaccttgTTGATACattgtttacatcggtcgtaggggttcctgagcgacctttgagcgcagttccgacgaccgcctcCCTTTAAATTTGAAGTTAGGGTCACAATGGTGTAATCTTTATGAAGATTACCCTCTATACTTTCTGTGGGGAACATCGTTCTGAGGGTAATCCAAAAATGATAGACAATATTTATTTCGGAATTCGCAAATTCACTGAACTAACGTTTTCAGTGTTCGCCAGTCAATAGTACAACTGTCAGagttaggtagtaaagggaaagcaactccacacatcgttcatatttgggttgtttgcgttttatgtatgatatcgtgtataatataagtgtatatcctgtttgcctgtttcatgtaaattgtttgtttagccatggcgagacgtacccgtaatctacgtgtcttgtgttactCCGGGTTGGGGCGGAGAGAttactgtgacactacgatcctttggcgctacgtttcgaaaacagagttttcttcatcagtcgcttaaattcagttttgttcggtgagacgtgttgaacggttgattgtttttattttgtaatatgttgttccatttgagtttgttgttcatataaggaagctaaaatatctactgtttgatctcgttgtgtttgtataggttcttgtgaacctgagtttgagctattgtagtttttgtgaagtctggcgcttataagtgtgtcgcctatatttctgttccttctgtatgcgattattggtttgttttggaacagtttttttagtgttttgtcttttcaagttcatgccagttttctgtcagggcttgcttgatttttgttgtttctaTGTACGGGCTGTAttttgttatgaagactattgtattattggtggcgttattttgtctttttgttgttcaagcagtttgttttctttctttcctgatttaatgctctgccgactgattcaatTGCCTCATCATGAGGTGTATTCGTGTACATGGAATttacatccagtgttactagtgtcgcattggtcggaactttgattgtctcaattttccgtataaagtctgttgtgtctttgatgtatgttggttgtttcttgacgatttgtttgagaaaatggtcaatgaactctgatatgtgaaatgttggactggagcatCCACTTATGATTGGCCGTCCTATGAATATAGCTCCTGGTGGCGGCACTTTGTGAATTTTtggtagaaggtaccaaagtggtgttcttatttttctattgaTTGGATTCAGATATTCATATGTGTGAtggtcaatgtgtttttcattgtacatttctgttatgaGATTGTGTATGACTTCTATTGTGTTTCGTGTGTCATCTGCtgccaattttgtgtagtatCGTTGGTCGTTAAGTTGACGTTGACATTCTTTTATGTAATCATTAGTGTTTAAAATTGCTGTCCCCCGACCTTTATCAAATGGTTTGATGGTtatctgtttgttctttgatagcGTTATTAACGCTATTTTTTCTGCAcgtgtcatgttgttttttgtgtctcGAAAAGGTGTCTTAACAATAGCCAATTTGTCGCTTCCAAATAATTCTCTAGTTTTGTGTTTTCGGTTGTATGTGGGATCAATTTCGAGTTTACTTTGAATGGGTGTTTTACGgtctgtttgtgtctcatgatataTCGGAGTCTCATTTTCCGAATGTATTTTTTGATGTCCTCTAATAGGTGGATTCTGTTAGGACGATTTGGTgtgggaatgaattttaagcctttgctaagtacgttgatttcaatgttggtgagtttgtgtgttgataggtttttatgaatctgagatttttgtttgttacagtgctcaattttgttctattgcgatgtttcgttatttttgtcatactgtgattcttgtttctgtgttttcttttttagctttgttctgtttttgtAGTTTCTATTGTGTTTGGATTTGTGTTGTCTGTGTTCTTGGTGGTTCATTGTTTttaacggtagttctcttttcatATGTGTTGGCCTTGAAAAAGGCCGTTTGCGGTTTGGTTTGTTAGGCGAGAGCTGTCACTTATTGATGTTGGTAAGACGACTTGCTGTTTATGTTGTCTCTCGCCTTATTCCTAGCCGATTTGATAGTCGAGCTAAGAAGTTGGATAGCTTTCTCTCTCTCAGTCTTGGTTCGGATGGCCGCCGCTTCCCGACGAAGACTTCTGATGAAGGCTTTTGTTCTGAGTTTTTGTTATCTAGATGTACTGGAAGGTAGTTGTGGAGAAGGGTGACGAACTGTTTACCGCTGTGTCGTTCTAGTTGTTGCCACTTTTGGATGAAATCGTTGTCTGGCTTAGTTCCTGCGATAAATGCTTTCAGACGGACTTGGAGGCTGCGAGGTATTGTGGATGTTCTGAGGAAGCGTTTTAGTGTGGTCTGCTGTTTGATTATCTTTTCCTCGGTCTCGTATAGTGCCGTTAGTTCGTGTTTCGTCTTGCTAATTCTTTCTGTGATGTTGTTGTCGTCCTTTCTCTTAGATGTTGTGTGTTTTCTTACCTTGAATGTCAGATCGGGAGTGCTGCTGCGTTGTGGTTGGCTCGGCGGTATGTGGAGGTCTAAGTCGGAGAGAGCGAAGCTGTCATCTGTCTCCGTGCCAGATAGTTGTTCCCTGTCTTGATGACTTGGATCTTGTGTACTACTGCGTATCGGTTGAGCTGATGGTAGGCTCTGATCGTTATCAGACAGACTAATGAAGCTCACGTCTCGTGTTGAGAGATTTGGGTTGCTATCGGTTTCACTCATTGTGAGGCCAACACATATTCAAAAGGGAGAGTTACCATATCAATACTGTGCCATGCCTCGACACTAaaaaaatacactaaaattaAACATAAAACTACAAAATAAATAGAAGGGGTCAACATCATAAGAGGGCACAGAAATagagaacaaaataaacatattacgccaacaaaaatgtcgcattacaagagcacaaaccaaaatgaaaatcaatatacatagcagcCTCAAATTCATCTGAATTTCACCTTCCAAAACACAGGATAAAATACATTCTATGTCTAAGGCATGTGATCAAGAACACTAAACggtgagataccaatcaaaccgttagataaaggaAGATGAATGAAATTCTACACACTAATAAGGAAGCATAAAAAATAACTGGTCAACCACCTACTTCATACAGAGATTACAACAGACAACTTATAACCACAGAAATAATTCCTGCATTTTGACAGAATAGCACAAcattaaacatgttgacgaTCACATATATCTTTCTCTCAATCTATAAACACGATACGAAcacgaccttgaacacagtagaacaaaatgagatatcctagcttccagaatgaaagaacaaacttccagtgggacaacataggaatacatacaatctgcaaatataccacacaatttatccactgaagttgaacttgaggcaattgatgaagaaagtctggcaaacttccAAAATATAGCGTCAAAGAATCGTAGTGTCTtacacagtctctccactctggagtacagactgcactgacacgcagattacagccGCTGTGTCTCTCCGTGCCTAATCGgctctatacacaagacagtggaacagaaaatacacactactatacattaaacgcaaaaccaccaatatatgaacgatgtgtggagttgctttccctttactaactatGACTCTTACTTGTTCCTGCTCTGCAGGTTTAAGTCGAAAGCTTACATACACGAGAATACCTTTTTAGGTATCCATCGTCATATACATAACACTAACTGTCCCAACAATCACGTACGGATTAGGCAATACACAGCTCGATCCACAGAAAATAATAACATCAATTTCTGCAGATCAAAACCCAATAACGCTAATTTAAAACACTAGATtctgaaatcacaaaaaaatacaCTGATCAGAATACACAAATAACAGCCAA
Proteins encoded in this window:
- the LOC139147442 gene encoding lysosomal protective protein-like, whose amino-acid sequence is MATNKLSPGFLSFVVLCVIFMIFVETDNPDEIKSLPGLSKQPTFKQYSGYLNATGSKRLHYWFVESQNSPKDDPLVLWLNGGPGCSSLDGFLSELGPFHVNDDGKTLYVNEYSWNKVANVIFLESPAGVGFSYSDDKNYTTSDDETSLNNYVALQSFFKKFPEFANNSFYITGESYGGIYIPTLSIRIMEGNATINFKGFAIGNGLLNYELNDNSHVYFSYYHGIFGDDLWADLNNYCCSKGVCNFHNNTDPNCRIAVSISGQINANIP